The proteins below come from a single Cyanobacteriota bacterium genomic window:
- a CDS encoding phycobilisome linker polypeptide yields the protein MRMFKVTACVPSQTRIRTQRELQNTYFTKLVPYDNWFKEQQRIQKMGGKIVKVELATGKAGTNTGLA from the coding sequence ATGAGAATGTTCAAAGTTACAGCTTGTGTTCCAAGTCAGACCCGCATCCGCACTCAACGCGAGCTACAGAATACCTACTTCACCAAGTTGGTACCTTACGACAACTGGTTCAAGGAACAGCAACGCATCCAAAAGATGGGTGGCAAGATTGTTAAAGTTGAGCTTGCAACGGGTAAAGCTGGTACTAACACTGGCTTGGCTTGA
- the apcA gene encoding allophycocyanin subunit alpha, which yields MSIVTKSIVNADAEARYLSPGELDRIKSFVTSGESRLRIAQVLTDSRERIVKQGGDQLFQKRPDIVSPGGNAYGQEMTATCLRDLDYYLRLITYGIVAGDVTPIEEIGIVGVREMYKSLGTPIEAVVEGIRAMKSVATSLLSSEDAAEASSYFDYVIGAMS from the coding sequence ATGAGTATCGTCACGAAATCTATCGTGAACGCTGATGCTGAGGCTCGTTATCTCAGCCCTGGCGAACTGGATCGGATTAAGAGCTTTGTGACCAGTGGCGAAAGCCGTTTGCGGATTGCACAAGTTCTCACTGACTCTCGTGAGCGTATTGTTAAGCAAGGTGGCGACCAACTGTTCCAAAAGCGTCCTGACATCGTATCTCCTGGTGGCAATGCCTACGGCCAAGAGATGACTGCAACTTGTCTGCGTGACTTGGACTACTATCTGCGTCTCATCACCTATGGAATTGTTGCTGGCGATGTTACTCCGATCGAAGAGATCGGTATCGTTGGTGTACGCGAAATGTACAAGTCTTTGGGTACCCCAATTGAGGCAGTTGTTGAAGGTATTCGCGCTATGAAGAGTGTAGCTACCTCCTTGCTGTCTAGCGAAGATGCTGCTGAAGCCAGCTCTTACTTTGATTATGTAATTGGTGCAATGAGCTAA
- the apcB gene encoding allophycocyanin subunit beta encodes MQDAITAVINSSDVQGKYLDAAALEKLKAYFQTGELRVRAATAISANAAAIVKEAVAKSLLYSDITRPGGNMYTTRRYAACIRDLDYYLRYATYAMLAGDPSILDERVLNGLKETYNSLGVPIAATVQSIQAMKEVTASLVGADAGKEMGVYFDYICSGLS; translated from the coding sequence ATGCAAGACGCAATTACTGCCGTTATTAACTCCTCTGATGTTCAGGGTAAGTATCTGGATGCTGCTGCTCTAGAGAAACTGAAGGCTTACTTCCAAACTGGTGAACTGCGCGTTCGTGCGGCAACTGCTATCAGTGCTAATGCTGCTGCGATCGTTAAGGAAGCAGTTGCTAAGTCTCTGCTCTACTCTGATATCACCCGTCCTGGTGGCAACATGTACACCACTCGTCGCTATGCTGCTTGCATCCGTGACTTAGACTACTATCTGCGCTATGCTACCTATGCCATGTTGGCTGGCGATCCATCCATCCTCGATGAGCGTGTACTCAATGGTCTGAAAGAAACCTATAATTCCTTGGGTGTACCCATTGCTGCTACTGTTCAATCTATCCAAGCGATGAAGGAAGTAACCGCTAGCTTGGTCGGTGCAGATGCTGGTAAGGAAATGGGTGTTTACTTCGACTACATCTGCTCTGGTTTGAGCTAG
- a CDS encoding pentapeptide repeat-containing protein, with amino-acid sequence MISISELNHCYRVLELEPGASLEDINQAYKDLAFIWHPDRIPADNPRLRQKALAKLQAINYAREQLRIYREKHRQPNSYRSAQTVYRHTAQSPDSRSPSASTYTKPKSSTEPASPPAQPPRVSPPVQSSSQTSSSYRSSSRQQQPLAQPHQAFRRPMPDLSGTDMSGANLAERDFSGRNLSNANLSRANLTDAFLHGVNLSGANLEGANLYRANLLHANLSNANLQEADLVGADFSGADLTNANLRGARVSMNDRIMVKLTGARLTGAIMPDGRVHH; translated from the coding sequence ATGATTAGCATTAGTGAGCTGAACCATTGTTATCGTGTGCTGGAATTAGAGCCAGGGGCATCTCTAGAAGATATTAACCAGGCTTACAAAGACTTGGCGTTTATCTGGCATCCTGATCGTATTCCTGCTGATAATCCCCGTTTGCGCCAAAAGGCACTCGCTAAACTACAGGCCATTAACTACGCCCGCGAACAGTTGCGTATCTACCGCGAAAAACATCGGCAGCCTAACTCTTACCGTTCTGCTCAGACTGTATACCGCCATACAGCCCAATCTCCAGACTCTCGATCGCCATCGGCTAGTACCTACACTAAACCTAAATCATCAACCGAGCCAGCATCCCCACCGGCGCAACCACCTCGGGTTTCACCACCGGTTCAGTCATCGTCACAGACCTCTTCTTCCTATCGTTCTTCATCCCGACAGCAGCAGCCATTAGCACAGCCCCATCAGGCCTTCCGCCGCCCTATGCCTGATTTAAGCGGCACTGATATGAGTGGTGCCAATCTGGCTGAGCGAGATTTTTCTGGACGTAACCTGAGCAATGCAAACCTAAGTCGCGCTAATTTGACCGATGCCTTTTTGCATGGTGTGAATTTGAGTGGGGCTAATCTTGAGGGGGCAAATCTCTATCGAGCTAATTTGCTTCATGCCAATTTGAGTAACGCTAACTTGCAAGAGGCTGACTTGGTGGGGGCAGATTTTAGTGGTGCTGATTTGACCAATGCCAATCTGCGCGGGGCACGGGTTAGCATGAACGATCGCATCATGGTGAAGCTCACAGGTGCTCGACTTACAGGTGCCATTATGCCCGACGGTCGAGTACATCATTAG
- a CDS encoding YbjN domain-containing protein gives MEFQSKVQQSCYEMIKPWMQELFEEALIISESEPAFFINFGSAVARTEVVPWGDSEAIIATRSQVVTNVEVTPDLLYYLLRENDSLYFGRFALDDTNDIIFEHSLVGSTCDQQELKTSVITVVKFADEYDDKIVNRWGGQRALDRQPPNVGNSSAS, from the coding sequence ATGGAATTCCAAAGCAAGGTGCAGCAGTCTTGCTATGAAATGATCAAGCCTTGGATGCAAGAGCTGTTTGAAGAAGCCCTCATCATCAGTGAATCTGAGCCAGCGTTTTTCATTAATTTTGGCTCTGCTGTTGCCCGTACTGAAGTTGTGCCTTGGGGAGATAGTGAAGCAATCATTGCTACTCGCTCACAAGTAGTAACTAATGTGGAAGTCACCCCTGATTTGCTGTACTACCTGCTGCGTGAAAATGATAGTCTCTACTTTGGACGGTTTGCCCTCGATGACACGAATGACATCATTTTTGAACACAGTCTGGTTGGCTCAACCTGCGATCAGCAAGAGTTGAAAACCTCTGTTATCACTGTGGTTAAGTTTGCTGATGAGTATGATGACAAGATTGTAAACCGTTGGGGTGGGCAGCGTGCCCTCGATCGTCAACCACCAAATGTAGGAAACTCTAGTGCATCGTGA